From candidate division KSB1 bacterium, a single genomic window includes:
- the rodA gene encoding rod shape-determining protein RodA — MFTRFDTPILVCAVLLMAVGLVAIYSATAQQESPSVKGSFARQGIWVLTGVVVGAVATILPFRVFERLAYVAYGLALLALVAVLFLGQGTNARWFAFGPARLQPSEFAKVAVVLALARFLSGHRTDVNSPKDILLATGLVALPTLLVLKQPDMGTALVFMGMLLPLLYWAGLRSFTLFLIVAPAITALASFQFWTFLLAMLGLATVLYFSRRGRRVLIFNLLLNLAVGILAPLVWSRLAPYQQNRILAFLGLHSDPRGVGYQVIQSKVAIGSGGLLGKGFMQGSQTQLRFLPEQHTDFIFSVIGEEFGLVGSLFVLTLFFVLLTRALRIAATARNPFTSMVVAGAVTVLGIHVIVNIGVTLGIMPVTGLPLPFVSYGGSSLWTFAILVGLVLNGSLHRLDY, encoded by the coding sequence ATGTTTACGCGTTTTGACACGCCCATTCTCGTCTGCGCGGTCCTTCTGATGGCCGTGGGTCTGGTTGCCATCTACAGCGCCACTGCCCAGCAGGAGTCCCCTTCTGTCAAGGGGAGCTTCGCACGGCAGGGCATCTGGGTGCTCACAGGTGTGGTGGTTGGAGCGGTTGCCACCATTTTGCCCTTCCGCGTGTTTGAGCGACTGGCCTACGTCGCCTACGGGCTTGCGCTCCTTGCACTAGTTGCGGTGCTTTTCCTCGGTCAGGGAACTAATGCGCGCTGGTTCGCTTTCGGGCCGGCTCGCCTTCAACCATCCGAGTTCGCAAAGGTCGCGGTTGTTCTTGCCCTGGCACGCTTCCTGAGTGGCCACCGTACAGATGTCAACAGCCCGAAGGATATTCTTCTGGCCACGGGTCTCGTAGCACTTCCCACCCTCCTCGTACTGAAGCAACCAGACATGGGAACCGCTCTGGTGTTTATGGGGATGCTTTTGCCGCTCCTCTATTGGGCAGGACTGAGGAGTTTCACTCTCTTCCTCATCGTTGCCCCCGCTATCACCGCGCTGGCTTCCTTTCAGTTTTGGACCTTCTTGCTTGCCATGCTTGGACTGGCCACCGTGCTCTACTTCTCCCGCCGGGGCCGAAGGGTGCTCATTTTCAATCTTCTGCTCAACTTGGCGGTTGGCATTCTCGCGCCCCTTGTGTGGAGTCGATTGGCCCCTTATCAGCAGAACCGCATCCTCGCCTTTCTTGGGCTTCATTCTGACCCACGAGGTGTCGGTTACCAGGTCATCCAGTCAAAAGTCGCCATCGGTTCCGGCGGACTGCTCGGAAAAGGGTTTATGCAGGGTTCTCAGACCCAGTTGCGCTTTCTCCCCGAGCAACATACCGACTTTATCTTCTCGGTGATAGGAGAGGAGTTTGGCCTTGTGGGTTCGCTGTTTGTGTTGACGCTCTTTTTTGTCCTTCTCACGCGGGCGCTCCGCATCGCGGCCACTGCCCGCAACCCGTTCACCAGCATGGTAGTGGCCGGTGCCGTCACTGTCCTGGGCATTCACGTCATCGTCAACATCGGCGTGACCTTGGGCATTATGCCTGTTACCGGCTTGCCGCTTCCCTTTGTCAGCTATGGCGGCTCTTCGCTCTGGACGTTTGCGATTCTGGTGGGGCTTGTACTCAACGGTTCCCTCCACCGCCTAGATTACTAG
- the lgt gene encoding prolipoprotein diacylglyceryl transferase, with the protein MHPVLFKLGPLQIHAYGLMLATSFVLGILLAARRAKKVGIDPNRIMDLGVVVAVSAIVGARLFYVVRHLDEFRGHWADTFNPFQSTGQVGIGGLTLLGGVILALVTSYIYLRAKGLPFLRVADMVAPSLGLGIFLTRIGCFLNGCCYGVPTKLPWGVSFPEGCAAHWQYGSVPIHPTQLYSSLGGLIIFLALLALDRRRAFDGYLFYFFLIFYGLGRFLVDFVRYYEPSMVLMRLGSVAISYNQAISLLMLLAGALGLFLGARKSRVPQTS; encoded by the coding sequence GTGCATCCGGTGTTGTTTAAGCTTGGCCCACTGCAGATTCACGCTTACGGTCTCATGCTAGCCACCTCCTTTGTCTTGGGCATCTTGCTGGCAGCCCGCCGTGCCAAGAAGGTCGGCATCGATCCCAATCGCATCATGGACCTCGGCGTTGTGGTGGCGGTGAGCGCCATCGTAGGAGCCCGACTATTCTACGTCGTGCGCCACCTGGACGAATTCCGCGGCCACTGGGCGGACACGTTTAATCCCTTCCAGAGCACGGGCCAGGTGGGTATCGGCGGACTCACTTTGCTGGGCGGTGTCATTTTGGCTCTCGTCACCAGCTACATCTACCTGCGCGCCAAAGGGCTGCCATTCCTGCGGGTCGCGGACATGGTTGCGCCTTCTCTGGGACTGGGGATTTTTTTGACCCGCATCGGATGTTTTCTCAACGGCTGCTGCTACGGCGTGCCCACAAAATTGCCATGGGGCGTCTCCTTTCCAGAAGGGTGCGCCGCTCACTGGCAATACGGCAGCGTGCCCATTCACCCCACACAATTGTATTCCTCCCTGGGCGGTCTAATAATCTTCCTCGCTCTCTTGGCACTCGACCGGCGCCGAGCATTTGACGGCTACCTCTTTTACTTCTTCCTGATCTTCTATGGTCTGGGGCGCTTTCTCGTGGACTTTGTTAGGTACTATGAACCGAGCATGGTACTCATGCGCCTCGGCTCGGTAGCGATATCCTACAACCAGGCCATAAGCCTGTTGATGTTGTTGGCAGGAGCGCTGGGTTTGTTTCTTGGGGCGAGAAAGAGCCGCGTGCCGCAAACCTCATAA
- a CDS encoding fibronectin type III domain-containing protein: protein MGSSAKGRGTRFIFALVVMLSGRLWAESITVSWNRNTEPDLAGYKVYYGTSSGHHSEVIDVGLVTRWVVDGLQPTTKYYFVVTAYDSSGNESEPSEEVSAVTLDRTPPALVAVTVRSATEALVTFSEPVEPNSAQNPANYRIDGGVMVTQALLTTDPRIVLLRTSAHTNGRAYTLAVSNVADLATPPNVIPSNSTIQYRCEYQDVTPPQLVSATLVDPTTLRVQFSEPVDRAIAENVSNYAINNGIQISVATLNAMGDIVTLSTSPHRAGVVYVLTVNNIIDRAPTPNFIAPNSTVFYTYDPGDTQGPRIVTVTLPEATQVVVQFDEPLEPASAQLAGNYAITGGIVVFNASLDSTGCVVRLTTSSHVPGVPYVLTVNNVRDRAPQANLISPNTAFGYLYDPGDIDPPTLIAASLLDPTHLLITFSEPVQQVSAEMPFNYTINNGIGVRSATLLPDGRTVRLETSPHGTSATYIVTVNNVADRASRPNFIAANSSITYVYAPQDLTGPTIRMVTVHSTTEIEVSFSEQVDSVSAEDPANYSISNGITVLAARRTSSGYGVRLTTTEHATNQIYILLVSNVTDTADPPNAILPNSPYSYLIRALDEVPPTIVSVTIQNQTTLDILFSEEVERVSAEQASNYVISNGVQVRSAHLDNSGRVVRLTTSAHEFGMVYILLVSNVADCATPANMILPHSAYAYALSPGDQTPPTIASVRTLSATTLEVTFSKPVDPTSAQDASHYRINNAVQVQSAVLDSSGQVVRLETTMHQPERVHVLLVSDIYDRAVPPNVIAPNSSFTYVYHAPDETPPTIVLVRATGLTEVEVLFSEPVARREAENPVHYVINNGLQVLAAELDASAQVVRLSTTPHTPNRLYVLVVNGIADVALPPNVLAPNTSYSYTYEPPPVLAPTVSSARLVDSQTLEVTFNKPVEQATAEDPANYSISNGITVFSASLGGLGNVVRLYTSPHVPNTLYILLINGIRDCELIPTTIAPNTPCVYTYQPEDQEAPYIVAVRVVEASRLDVEFSEEVDRSSAETTGNYTINNGVQVLGAVLATDGRVVHLTTSPHVPDRIYVLLVRGVVDTAPFPNGVAPNTAYTYIYSPPDRTGPTIRLVTVRSATEVDVLFSEPVERNGAETSSNYAISHGVQVIASHLDSSGTRVTLSTTPHTPRVVHILMVSNITDLSPAHNVIVANSPYSYVFTPADQTEPTIVMVTPIDQSHLDVHFSEAVERSSAEDESNYQISGLAVQEATLDASAVIVRLTITPCVPGQVYVLLVSNVKDRATPPNTIRQNSPYAFTFRPADTTPPTIAAVRVLDATSVEVTYSKPVDRVSATQTANYVISNGVRVLTASLDHSHLLVRLTTSTHEPDLVHLLMVSNVTDTCHPANVILPNSSYAYVYQQADRTAPTVVMASLRDASHLAVVFSEAVDELTAVQTENYRLNNGTRVLSAILENTTTVLLSTTPHEPGKIYILMVSGVADRAPVPNVIASNTPYSYVFTPADLTAPVITAVNAVDETHVEVSFSKQLELSSAETADNYRISGGVEVRSAKLDPAGTMVLLSTSAHTPGKLYILTVSNVRDRASIPNQIAPNSPYLYTYDPLERTTLAVSNVEVMEETLLRVTFTTQVDPLTAADPRNYGINNGIVVVRAEPSPDGLSVFLVTTPHTNGGTYTLTVSNIKNRAAVPQTIRPLSTFTYSYIPELRVVILSTNECEKSFIAVGKEYYVDRHYFITSFPEGMEGALMLKMANGDKGRAESEFLRFEVDRDVVVSVAYDSRATTFPSWLTKRFARTNQFIGVTDGAKRLDLWVQRFKKGVIALGANMAAGAVEPRSMYLVVVQTDGASGRETGGDGHNTEGAQPYGTGGVPRQYSLQQNFPNPFNPDTEIRYQLPRAAKVKMTVYNILGRRVKTLFEGEREPGYYRAYWNAVDDDGFPVATGLYLCRIECRTEKERNGVTVEVVDYANTIKLMYMK, encoded by the coding sequence ATGGGATCATCAGCTAAGGGAAGGGGGACAAGGTTCATCTTCGCATTGGTGGTGATGCTGAGTGGTCGCCTGTGGGCGGAGTCGATCACCGTGAGCTGGAACCGCAACACCGAGCCAGATCTTGCTGGGTATAAGGTGTACTACGGCACGTCCTCTGGCCACCACTCCGAGGTAATAGACGTAGGGCTAGTGACACGGTGGGTAGTCGACGGTCTGCAGCCCACCACGAAGTACTACTTCGTCGTCACGGCCTACGATAGCTCGGGCAACGAGAGCGAACCTTCGGAAGAGGTCTCTGCGGTTACCCTGGACCGGACGCCCCCGGCTCTCGTGGCAGTCACTGTCCGCAGCGCTACTGAGGCACTTGTGACTTTCTCAGAGCCGGTTGAACCTAACTCGGCTCAAAACCCTGCCAACTATCGCATCGACGGGGGCGTGATGGTCACTCAAGCCCTCCTCACCACCGACCCACGCATTGTGTTACTGCGCACCAGCGCCCACACGAACGGCCGCGCCTACACTCTGGCTGTCTCCAATGTCGCAGACTTGGCAACCCCACCGAACGTCATCCCCAGCAACAGCACCATTCAGTACCGGTGTGAATATCAGGACGTTACGCCCCCCCAATTGGTGAGCGCCACGCTGGTCGACCCCACCACGCTCAGGGTGCAATTTAGCGAGCCGGTCGACCGCGCTATTGCCGAAAATGTCTCGAACTATGCCATAAACAATGGCATTCAGATCTCCGTTGCCACTCTGAACGCCATGGGCGATATTGTCACTCTTTCCACTTCGCCACATCGTGCTGGTGTGGTGTACGTCCTGACGGTCAACAACATCATTGACCGTGCACCGACACCAAATTTCATTGCTCCCAACTCCACAGTGTTTTACACCTACGACCCAGGGGACACACAGGGGCCGCGCATCGTCACCGTGACGCTGCCCGAGGCGACGCAAGTGGTAGTCCAGTTCGACGAGCCGCTGGAGCCGGCCTCAGCGCAACTTGCCGGCAACTATGCCATTACCGGCGGAATTGTCGTATTCAACGCTTCGCTCGACAGCACGGGATGCGTGGTCAGGCTGACCACCTCCTCGCATGTTCCCGGCGTGCCGTACGTGTTGACAGTGAACAACGTGAGAGATCGCGCTCCTCAAGCCAATCTCATCAGTCCAAACACCGCCTTCGGCTATCTCTACGATCCAGGCGACATTGACCCGCCAACGCTGATAGCTGCGTCGCTTCTGGATCCGACCCACCTCCTGATAACCTTCAGCGAACCGGTGCAGCAGGTCAGTGCAGAAATGCCCTTCAACTACACCATCAACAACGGCATCGGGGTGCGCTCGGCAACCCTCCTGCCTGACGGCCGCACGGTGCGTCTGGAGACTTCTCCGCACGGGACCTCTGCAACCTACATTGTGACGGTAAACAACGTGGCGGACCGCGCCTCCCGACCCAATTTTATCGCGGCCAACAGCTCGATTACCTATGTCTATGCCCCCCAAGACCTCACAGGGCCCACCATTCGCATGGTGACCGTGCACAGCACCACGGAGATAGAGGTCTCCTTTAGTGAGCAAGTCGACAGCGTCAGCGCCGAAGACCCAGCGAACTACTCCATCAGCAACGGGATCACGGTGCTGGCGGCACGGCGGACGTCTTCCGGTTACGGCGTACGCCTGACCACGACCGAGCATGCCACCAATCAAATCTACATCCTTCTGGTAAGCAACGTCACCGACACCGCCGATCCACCGAATGCCATTTTGCCCAACAGTCCATACTCGTATCTGATCCGCGCTCTCGACGAGGTGCCTCCTACCATTGTTTCTGTTACTATCCAAAACCAGACGACGCTGGATATCCTCTTCAGCGAAGAGGTGGAGCGGGTTTCGGCTGAACAGGCCAGCAACTATGTAATCAGCAACGGCGTGCAAGTCAGAAGCGCGCACCTGGACAATTCAGGCCGCGTGGTGCGCTTGACCACCTCGGCCCACGAGTTCGGAATGGTGTACATTCTGCTTGTCAGCAATGTGGCCGATTGCGCAACGCCGGCAAATATGATTTTGCCGCACTCTGCGTACGCCTACGCGTTGTCGCCCGGCGATCAGACACCGCCCACAATTGCCAGCGTTCGCACGCTCAGTGCTACCACCTTGGAAGTGACATTCAGCAAGCCTGTGGACCCCACTTCTGCCCAGGACGCGTCCCATTACCGCATCAACAACGCGGTGCAAGTGCAGAGCGCAGTGCTGGACAGCAGTGGCCAAGTGGTGAGACTGGAGACAACTATGCACCAACCGGAACGGGTTCACGTGCTCCTGGTAAGCGACATCTATGACCGGGCGGTGCCGCCAAATGTGATTGCCCCGAATAGCTCTTTCACCTACGTGTACCACGCACCGGATGAAACCCCGCCCACGATCGTCCTGGTGAGGGCGACGGGCCTGACGGAGGTGGAGGTGCTGTTCAGCGAGCCTGTGGCCCGCCGCGAGGCGGAGAACCCAGTGCACTATGTGATAAACAATGGGCTACAGGTACTCGCCGCCGAACTGGACGCATCGGCGCAGGTGGTGCGTCTGAGCACGACCCCACACACACCCAATCGGCTCTACGTTCTTGTGGTCAACGGCATCGCTGATGTGGCGTTGCCACCTAACGTGCTGGCCCCCAATACATCCTATTCCTACACCTATGAACCACCCCCAGTGCTGGCGCCCACTGTTTCATCGGCGCGACTTGTGGACAGCCAGACTCTGGAGGTCACTTTCAACAAGCCCGTGGAGCAGGCGACAGCGGAGGACCCAGCTAATTATTCCATCAGCAACGGCATTACCGTGTTCAGCGCGAGCCTGGGAGGTCTCGGCAACGTTGTCCGGCTGTACACTTCGCCCCACGTGCCTAACACTTTGTACATCCTGCTCATCAATGGCATCAGGGACTGCGAGCTCATTCCCACCACCATTGCGCCCAACACCCCGTGTGTGTACACCTACCAGCCCGAGGACCAGGAGGCGCCGTATATTGTGGCTGTGCGCGTGGTGGAGGCCTCTCGGCTTGATGTCGAATTCAGCGAGGAAGTGGACCGCTCGTCCGCAGAGACTACGGGCAACTACACGATCAACAATGGGGTGCAAGTTTTGGGGGCAGTGCTGGCCACAGATGGGCGGGTAGTCCATCTCACTACCTCCCCGCACGTGCCTGACCGCATCTACGTACTGCTGGTCCGAGGGGTCGTCGATACCGCACCCTTTCCCAACGGTGTGGCGCCTAACACGGCTTATACCTACATCTATAGCCCCCCTGATCGCACTGGGCCAACGATCCGCTTGGTCACTGTGCGCAGCGCAACAGAAGTGGACGTCCTCTTCAGCGAACCTGTAGAGCGAAATGGAGCCGAGACTAGCAGCAACTATGCGATTAGCCATGGAGTGCAGGTAATAGCGTCACACCTGGACAGCTCCGGCACAAGAGTAACCCTTAGTACCACACCCCACACACCGCGGGTGGTGCACATTCTTATGGTCAGTAACATCACCGACCTGTCGCCCGCGCACAATGTGATTGTGGCCAACAGTCCATATTCCTATGTGTTTACACCTGCGGATCAGACCGAGCCTACCATCGTGATGGTGACGCCAATTGACCAATCTCACTTGGACGTCCACTTTAGTGAGGCGGTGGAGCGGTCTTCGGCCGAAGATGAGTCAAACTATCAGATCAGCGGCTTGGCGGTGCAAGAGGCCACATTGGACGCCAGTGCTGTCATCGTGCGGTTGACCATTACACCCTGCGTGCCCGGTCAAGTGTACGTGCTGCTCGTAAGCAATGTGAAGGACCGAGCAACCCCACCTAATACTATTCGGCAGAACAGCCCCTACGCATTCACCTTTAGGCCGGCTGATACCACTCCACCCACCATCGCCGCGGTGCGAGTCCTTGATGCCACGTCGGTGGAAGTGACGTATAGCAAGCCAGTGGACCGAGTATCCGCGACGCAAACTGCAAACTATGTCATCAGCAACGGAGTACGGGTTTTGACCGCCAGTCTTGACCATTCACACCTGCTGGTGCGCCTGACGACCAGTACCCACGAACCAGATCTCGTGCATTTGCTCATGGTGAGCAATGTAACCGACACCTGCCACCCGGCGAACGTCATTCTACCCAACAGCTCGTACGCGTACGTGTACCAGCAGGCTGACAGGACTGCCCCGACCGTCGTAATGGCGTCCCTGCGGGACGCGAGCCACCTGGCGGTGGTATTCAGCGAAGCGGTCGACGAGCTCACTGCGGTGCAGACGGAGAATTATCGCCTGAACAACGGCACCCGAGTGCTCTCCGCGATCCTTGAGAACACTACTACTGTGCTTCTCAGCACCACACCTCACGAACCCGGCAAAATCTATATCTTGATGGTCAGCGGAGTCGCGGATCGCGCTCCCGTACCCAATGTCATTGCCAGCAACACGCCCTACTCGTACGTGTTTACCCCTGCTGACCTGACCGCGCCGGTCATTACTGCGGTGAACGCAGTGGACGAAACACATGTGGAAGTGAGTTTCAGCAAACAGCTAGAGCTCTCCTCGGCTGAGACGGCTGACAACTATCGCATCAGCGGTGGCGTAGAGGTGCGATCGGCAAAATTAGATCCTGCTGGCACTATGGTGCTTCTCAGCACCTCCGCCCATACGCCCGGCAAGCTCTACATCTTGACTGTGAGCAACGTACGTGACAGGGCATCTATCCCTAATCAGATCGCGCCGAACAGTCCTTACCTCTATACCTACGATCCGCTGGAACGCACCACGCTGGCGGTGAGCAACGTCGAGGTAATGGAGGAGACGTTGCTGAGGGTCACCTTCACCACGCAGGTCGATCCCCTCACTGCCGCCGATCCCCGCAACTACGGCATAAACAACGGCATTGTGGTGGTGCGCGCTGAGCCCTCGCCGGATGGTCTGAGCGTTTTTCTGGTAACTACGCCTCATACCAATGGTGGGACCTACACCCTCACGGTTTCAAACATCAAGAACAGAGCAGCCGTGCCCCAAACCATTCGGCCGTTGAGCACTTTCACGTATTCCTACATCCCCGAGCTACGCGTAGTCATCCTAAGCACCAACGAGTGCGAAAAGTCCTTTATCGCCGTGGGCAAAGAATACTACGTGGACCGACACTACTTCATTACCTCCTTTCCTGAAGGGATGGAAGGCGCGCTCATGCTCAAGATGGCCAACGGGGACAAGGGGCGAGCAGAATCCGAGTTCTTGCGCTTTGAAGTGGACCGGGACGTAGTAGTCTCTGTGGCGTACGACAGTAGAGCTACTACCTTCCCCAGCTGGCTCACCAAGCGCTTTGCCCGCACCAACCAGTTCATCGGTGTAACTGACGGCGCAAAGAGGCTTGATCTCTGGGTACAGCGTTTCAAGAAGGGGGTTATCGCCCTCGGGGCCAATATGGCGGCCGGTGCAGTGGAGCCACGCAGCATGTACCTGGTAGTCGTGCAGACTGACGGCGCCTCCGGACGGGAAACAGGTGGGGATGGTCACAACACCGAAGGAGCCCAGCCCTACGGGACCGGTGGGGTGCCGCGCCAGTACTCCTTGCAACAGAACTTCCCCAATCCGTTCAACCCGGATACGGAAATCAGATACCAGCTACCGCGCGCAGCAAAAGTCAAGATGACTGTCTACAACATTCTTGGCCGGCGGGTAAAGACCCTGTTTGAGGGCGAGCGAGAGCCAGGCTACTATCGCGCTTACTGGAACGCTGTCGACGATGATGGCTTTCCAGTAGCCACCGGGTTGTACCTCTGCCGCATCGAATGTCGCACGGAGAAGGAACGCAACGGGGTCACGGTGGAGGTTGTCGATTATGCGAACACCATCAAACTGATGTACATGAAGTAG
- a CDS encoding SLBB domain-containing protein, with protein MRPVLAFIVLGALLSSGGAQERTRPSGLPATFPYQELRHALQTVPAENLTAPSTGDGGQEYAIFGHEFFLGARQLALSAGTLPRGYTLGPGDRLGVFLTGKIQKELDVTVNAEGKIYVPPAGVVTVEGLSLDGLQQLLQRIMSRFFQNFSLQVMLIAPKQVQVTVVGEVQQPGRYQLTALNTVFDALSAAGGPTPRGSLRAIQVYRGDSLFATVDLYGLLTNRDPAQDILLHGGDRLYVPVLNKVAVVVGEVKRPGAYELRPDSSESLKELLELAGGLTDYALRARIEVSRLLPSGERILHFVNLDTVANPGPLRLQNNDRVRVFSKLDLLHERVVTISGAVNRPGQYLLEENMHLSDLILKAGNVTRRADLLQAEVAKIDPKQPPSFVRVNLRRLLLEGDRTEDVLLEEDDQVFVREIPKWQVGPTVEVRGEVMYPGIYAIVKDSTTLSQVMAKCGGFTDEALIREARLIRKSTPPLLDKEYERLKSMTRDQMTDLEYDYLVMKENSREIGRIVVDFYKLVVKHDLREDVVLEDGDVIEVPKAPVVVGVTGRVARPGGIVHVPRAKVGYYIAQAGGFAWDANKRKTKVIKVTGEVLDDEDVKELVPGDIIYVPRRRPRDYWGLFRDVMLVASQIATVALVIDNVVNRR; from the coding sequence ATGAGACCAGTGCTCGCATTCATTGTCCTTGGCGCTCTGCTGTCTTCAGGCGGCGCACAAGAGCGTACCCGCCCTTCGGGATTACCCGCAACTTTTCCCTACCAGGAGCTGAGGCATGCGCTGCAAACGGTCCCTGCAGAAAACTTGACGGCGCCGTCCACAGGAGACGGGGGACAAGAATACGCCATTTTCGGACACGAGTTTTTCCTCGGCGCACGCCAACTGGCTCTCAGCGCTGGAACGCTCCCTCGGGGATACACCTTAGGACCAGGGGACCGCTTGGGTGTGTTCCTCACGGGTAAGATCCAGAAGGAACTGGACGTCACGGTGAACGCGGAGGGGAAAATCTATGTGCCCCCTGCCGGCGTGGTGACCGTAGAGGGGTTGAGCCTGGATGGTTTGCAACAACTGCTGCAGCGCATCATGAGCCGGTTTTTCCAGAACTTTTCCCTGCAGGTGATGCTCATCGCCCCCAAGCAGGTGCAGGTGACGGTGGTGGGAGAGGTGCAGCAGCCTGGCCGCTATCAACTCACCGCCCTGAACACGGTGTTTGACGCTCTGTCGGCGGCTGGCGGCCCTACGCCCCGTGGCTCGTTGCGCGCGATCCAGGTCTACCGCGGCGACTCACTCTTTGCCACCGTTGACCTTTACGGACTGTTGACGAACCGTGATCCCGCGCAGGACATCTTGTTGCACGGTGGGGACCGGCTGTATGTGCCTGTCTTGAATAAAGTGGCAGTGGTCGTGGGCGAAGTGAAACGTCCTGGCGCCTATGAGCTGCGCCCTGACAGCAGCGAGTCCCTCAAAGAGCTCCTGGAACTAGCCGGTGGGCTCACTGACTATGCGCTCCGCGCTCGCATCGAAGTAAGTCGCCTCCTTCCCAGTGGCGAGCGCATCCTGCACTTCGTGAATCTGGACACCGTGGCGAATCCTGGCCCCTTGCGACTGCAAAACAACGACCGCGTGCGCGTGTTTTCCAAGCTCGACCTGCTCCATGAGCGCGTGGTGACCATCTCCGGCGCAGTCAACCGCCCTGGCCAATACCTGCTCGAAGAAAACATGCATCTGAGCGACCTGATTCTGAAAGCCGGCAATGTGACCCGGAGGGCGGACCTGCTGCAAGCCGAAGTTGCCAAAATCGATCCCAAGCAACCGCCTTCGTTTGTTAGAGTGAACCTGAGACGCCTTTTGCTGGAAGGCGACAGGACAGAGGATGTGCTCCTGGAGGAGGACGATCAGGTCTTTGTCCGCGAGATCCCCAAGTGGCAGGTGGGCCCCACCGTGGAGGTACGCGGCGAGGTCATGTACCCGGGCATCTATGCGATCGTCAAGGACAGTACTACCCTGAGCCAGGTCATGGCAAAGTGTGGCGGCTTCACCGATGAGGCACTGATTCGTGAGGCCCGTCTCATCCGCAAGAGCACTCCCCCTCTCTTGGACAAGGAATATGAGCGGCTCAAAAGCATGACGCGCGACCAGATGACCGACCTCGAATACGACTACCTGGTCATGAAAGAAAACTCACGTGAGATTGGACGCATCGTGGTGGACTTTTACAAGCTGGTGGTCAAACATGACCTGCGCGAGGATGTCGTCCTCGAGGATGGGGACGTCATCGAGGTGCCGAAGGCGCCGGTGGTGGTAGGTGTGACCGGCAGGGTGGCAAGACCGGGCGGCATCGTCCACGTACCAAGGGCCAAGGTGGGTTATTACATTGCCCAGGCGGGCGGCTTTGCCTGGGATGCCAACAAGCGCAAGACCAAGGTCATCAAAGTGACCGGCGAAGTGTTGGACGATGAGGACGTCAAGGAACTAGTCCCGGGCGACATTATCTACGTGCCCAGGCGGAGGCCACGCGACTATTGGGGACTGTTCCGCGACGTGATGCTGGTGGCCTCGCAAATCGCCACCGTCGCCCTCGTGATAGACAATGTGGTGAATCGGCGATGA